In Scophthalmus maximus strain ysfricsl-2021 chromosome 5, ASM2237912v1, whole genome shotgun sequence, the sequence GTgtaattttaacttttaacctcaggttctcctttttttttttttactaccaaTCATAATCACGCTTTATCACGAGCCAGGCATTTTAATGCAGAGTACCTTCAGGGCTAAattgacctcatgacctcaCAGCGCAGCCGCTCCACTGGGTGTACGACCTCCAGAAGCTGCAGGCAATTCTGGCTCAGGATCCGAACCCTGAGTTCCGCTCTGAGTCCGCCAACCCGTTCTACAGGAGGCAGACAGGGCAGCAGAGCTGCTATGGGGACCAGGCGTATGTGCTGCTGGAGTCCCTGTCTGAATGTGGAGGTAGGCATCCTTCTCCATCTGACTGACCCACTCGTCTTCCTCAGGGTCCCATCAGACATTTCAGACAGGTTTTTGATACTATTTTCAACGCTTATGTTTCCGACTGAAGATGCCCCCAATAGCTGCTATTTTGTTGTCATATGAAGTAGAAAATCTTTAAACTCGGAGTTTAGCATATGGTTTATGAAGTTTGAAGTTATGTGTTTACACCCGTTCTTGTGGAAAGGGTGGATACATATTGGGATTAAGTTACAGAGAGTtctgtttaaaaacaatatactgaaatctttcaaatatttaatcCAGGAGTTCTCACTCGGTCCATCAAGTGGCAGCATTAACAACTGCCAAAATCAAAGAAGGTTGTTGGGGAAGACAACTTTCAATTTAGAAAGACTCACTAAAATCTAAACTCCTCAATTTTTTCATTTGGACACCTTCTCTAGATTATATCCACAACGCCCTCAGACCCAGCACATTTAGGAACAAGTCCATAATTGTTTAAAAGAGATCATTAGCAATTTCTTTGGATTCTGCCGCGGGTTATATGTGCTGGGTGATCCATTAGCTGTGTTTCAGGCTTTGAGAAGCCAGAACTGATCCGAAACTACCATAATTGTGATAAAATAGATGATATGATGGAAATTGACTGAAGCACCCTCTTACCAGGAGCGGTTCATAGAGCTCGTAAACTGCTCTGTCCAAGGACTGACAGAATGGAAGATAatatttcaaatggaaaaatacCAGATCTACATCGTCAAGGATAAATAATGCTGCCACtaatatttgtttgtgcataagtatatatttattattattattattattattattattattcagacCTGTAGAGCGTTGATTGGCATGTatgttaaaagtttaaaaatgacaataaacttatatcattaaaaagaaaaattaaaattattttttaaaatgttttctccttGTGTAAGGACTTTGAAACTGTCATGTTGTTCAAATCCACATTAACAGTCAGGACAGCTTATTGCTTTCAATTAAAGAATGAAATTGCTTTattgaaaaattaaatcaacaaataaattcgacaaaaacatattttattgtgGTGTTTGCCcacagtatgtgtgtctctgGTGGGAATATAACATCATAGTGTACTGTATGGCCACACACTCCCTGTGGGTTCTAACAAATCTTTATTTCTCATGAATGGGGAAGTGGTCTCTGCTGTATGTCATTGTAGTTTGAGTTTTATAGTTGCCTTTTTTCCTAAAGCTGTCTGATCTCTCTCTGACCAGGTCTGAATCTTGATGATCTGAAGCAGCGCACACTGAAATTCTTTGGGCCTGGATCAGAGTATGACACGCCCATCAACGATCCttacagagaaagaggaggtcAGAAAGCTAGCCAGGATATGTTTCTAAATAAAGAATGAATTCACTTTTTCATGTACTAAGGTGGGAATGCTGCTGGTTGTTGTACTTGTGTATATAACAGGGCCCAGACCACAGCTGCCCATCGAGGGACCATGGAGACATGCAAGTTTAAAGGGCTTCCTGAAGAATGTGGATGCGGGCAAAGAGGAGACAGGTAAATCCCCCGGCACTGACACGGTTACAATAATGCCATATACTGTAACCATgtttatgaaaagaaacacCCCTTCAGATATGTTTTACTTGCCACAGGATGTGAGACTGACTGTCAGATTGACGGAATAACCAGACTGGCTCCCGTAGTGGCATTTTACGCGGGACAGCCCGACATGCTGGAAAAGGTCGAGCAGGCCGTCCGCATCACCCAGAACAACGACGAATGTGTGGCAGAGACTCTGGCAGCAGCgaggtcagtgtgtttgtccaATACACTGATTTACTCTAACATTACTATTTTTACCGAACTGAGCCACTCGGAGCTGAATCTGGGATTTGAATAACTACGAAAATtcttatatgtatatttaattttgCAAACAAAGCCTACAATCTGCAAGGACGTGAGTACTTGCCAGGaggttttttattcatctgccagCACCTGCCTCTCTACTTCACGCATCAACGTGATggcgcctgtgttttgatatgaGCTAGCTCTTAGCATGCATGGCTAACGACCCACAGACCGAGGTGAACAGTCAAAAGTCTGCAgccccgctgctgaaaaaaactCT encodes:
- the LOC118311185 gene encoding crystallin J1A-like produces the protein MASALANRAVGAIVGSAVADAAAQPLHWVYDLQKLQAILAQDPNPEFRSESANPFYRRQTGQQSCYGDQAYVLLESLSECGGLNLDDLKQRTLKFFGPGSEYDTPINDPYRERGGPRPQLPIEGPWRHASLKGFLKNVDAGKEETGCETDCQIDGITRLAPVVAFYAGQPDMLEKVEQAVRITQNNDECVAETLAAARLLEHFILNGPDPKAMDVVLDQLADKNRKQPQDLDRAVIGHIHQVKENLSRTTQELIPTVFPNTUGLPGAFQAALHGVLTAKHYEQAIRDTMSCGGCTCSRGSFIGACLGAQMGLEGIPSSWMSKTLQFDSVLAHAKKITQHHH